A region of the Candidatus Fusobacterium pullicola genome:
ATCTATTGTTAGCTTTACTATATTGATGTTTTTCTCTTCGTTAAATCCACCAATATTGTATACCTCTCCCAATCTTCCATTGTTTATTACCATATCTACTGCCTTATTATGATCTCTTACATATAGCCAATCTCTTACATTACTTCCATCTCCATATACTGGTAGAGATTTTCCCTCTAATATGTTTTTTATTATTAGTGGTATTAATTTTTCTGGAAATTGGTATGGTCCATAGTTATTTGAACATCTTGTTATATTTATTGGTAGCTTATATGTTTCAGCATAGGCTTGTACTATCATATCTCCTGATGCCTTTGATGATGAGTATGGTGATCTTGGATCTAATGGTGTCTTTTCTGTAAAGAAGTTCTCTCCATATGTTTTTAGATTATCTCTTCCCTCTACTACTCTTTTTACACTCTCATCTAAGTATAACTCCTTAGCCTCTGTAAAATCTCTACTTAGTGATCCATATACCTCATCTGTTGATATTTGGATATATTTTTTTCCCTCTTTGTATATTGGATATCCGTTCTCATCTCTTCCTATTGTCCAACTATCCTTTGATACCTCTAATAGATTTTGTGTTCCTAATATATTTGTTTCTAAGAATACTCTCGGTCCTAATATACTTCTATCTACATGTGATTCTGCAGCAAAGTTTACTACATAGTCAACATCATATCTAGCAAATATATTCTCTACTAGCTCTTTATTCCCTATATCTCCCTTTACAAACTCTATTTTTTTATCTGCTATCTCATCTTTTAAACTCTCTTTATTCCCAGCATAAGTAAGTTTATCTAGTACTATTATCTGTATATCCTCACCATACTTCTCAAGCATATACTTTACAAAGTTTACTCCTATAAATCCTGCTGCCCCTGTTACTAAATATGTTTTCATATCAACACTTCTCCCTCTTTATCTATTTCCTCTTTAAATTTTTTGTCAATAATTTTTTCATACTCAATTACATCTGTAGTATATGGTATTCTACTCTCTTCTAAATACTCTTTTATTAATGCTATCTCTAACTTTGTCAAATTCCCTTTTAAAGCTATATCTATATCTGAATTTTCTCTATAATCTCCTCTTGCTCTAGAACCAAA
Encoded here:
- a CDS encoding dTDP-glucose 4,6-dehydratase, with protein sequence MKTYLVTGAAGFIGVNFVKYMLEKYGEDIQIIVLDKLTYAGNKESLKDEIADKKIEFVKGDIGNKELVENIFARYDVDYVVNFAAESHVDRSILGPRVFLETNILGTQNLLEVSKDSWTIGRDENGYPIYKEGKKYIQISTDEVYGSLSRDFTEAKELYLDESVKRVVEGRDNLKTYGENFFTEKTPLDPRSPYSSSKASGDMIVQAYAETYKLPINITRCSNNYGPYQFPEKLIPLIIKNILEGKSLPVYGDGSNVRDWLYVRDHNKAVDMVINNGRLGEVYNIGGFNEEKNINIVKLTIDTIARIMREEPEYRKVLKTDIENINYDLITYVQDRLGHDARYAIDPTKIATELGWYPETPFDKGIEKTIRWYLDNQEWVKKL
- a CDS encoding nucleotidyltransferase domain-containing protein; translated protein: MRFGLKERYYEELKALYFLFPNIDEIIIFGSRARGDYRENSDIDIALKGNLTKLEIALIKEYLEESRIPYTTDVIEYEKIIDKKFKEEIDKEGEVLI